GGGTCTCCCTCCGACCCGAACCGTGCAATCTTCTACGGTGAAAAGCTAACTGTGTTAAATATGACTTTGATTATACATTTAATTGGTACCGATTTCTCAACCACCACGTTTCCTGGGGTTGATCCGTTGAGCTTGAATCCATTAATGGCATGATGCTCACGGTTTTTTGAACACGTGGGTCAATTGCAGACAGCGTTGATGCAAGCCTGCCGGTTCGGCCACTGGGAGGTGGTTCAGACGCTGCTGGTTTTCAGATGCAACGTAAGAGCGGCACAGTGCTACCTCGTTGCAAATTGCAAATGCTCTCGCTGGCGTGATGGTGATCCCTGTCGGGTTTTCACTGTAGGTGTCGAAGGCCGACAGCCTCAGCAGCCGCACGGCGCtgcacgccgcggcggccggcggccacgtCAAGTGCGCCAggctgctgctggccgccgccgccgcggccggcggcggcaggttcGTGAACagggcggccagcggcggcgtgacggcgcTGCACCTAGCGGCGCTGCACGGGCACGTGGACTGCGTGCACCTGCTCATCGACGAGcacgccgacctcgccgcgcaGACGCTCCCCTGCGTCGCGGCGCCGATGGGGTCCATCGGCGCCGGGAGCACCCCGCTGCACtacgccgccgcgggcggcgaggtcaAGTGCTGCCAGGCAAGTCGTTCTCGCCGGATCACTCCCATTTCCGATTACCATGCAGGAAGATCGATCAGTAACACTGACTGACACACAGAGCATGCTGTTCTCGTGCAGATTCTTGTGTCGCGAGGCGCCGACAGAACGGCCGTCAACTGCAACGGGTAATTAGTCAACTGCTCGGCTTAATCTCTTCTCCTCCATGTCCGATTCCCCATTGCCTCTCGGATCGGTAGTTGATTCCTGCGAGGATTCTGCTAGTCAGGTGGCTCCCGGTTGATGTGGCGAGGACATGGGGCTGCCACTGGTTGGAGCACGTGCTGTCGCCGAAGTCGCACCTGCCGATCCCCAAGTTCCCGCCGTCCGGCTACCTCTCCTCGCCGCTCCCCAGCGTTCTAACCCTCGCAAGGTAATCCCATCTCCATctccgccgattgatttcagtAACTGTAAGAATCAAGAACGCCGGTTGATTTCTGTTGGAGCctcttctgagttctgacccACTGCTGGTTGGTGAACAACCCTGGTGCAGGGATTGTGGCCTGGTTCTGAACACGTCGTCAGAGTTCTCagacggcggcgtcgacgaaAGCGACGCCTGCGCTGTCTGCCTAGAACGACCCTGCAACGTTGCAGCCGAAGGTTTGCCAGTTCATAGCTACAAACATATGAATCTGTCGCAGGGGGAAAAAAATCAGTTCTTGCAGATGCTAATCCTCTTCATGCTCGACAGTGTGTGGGCACGAGCTGTGCGTGAAGTGCGCGCTGGACCTGTGCTCGGTGATCAAGTCCTACGACGTGCCGGGGATCGCCGGCAGCATCCCGTGCCCGCTCTGCCGGAGCGGCATCGCCTCGTTCAGGAAGCGGGCGGCCTCGGAAGCGGAGGACGAGGAGCTCGAGCCTGACCTCAACTCCgcctgctccggcggcagccACTACAAGAGCGCCGGCGAGCACACGGCGTCGTCCAGCCCGGAGAAGAAACGGAGCACGGATTCTGATCAGGGCATCATCCTTCCCCTCTACTCTCCTCCCGCCGTCTTGTCCTGAACTCCTGATCAGGATCGCATTGCATTGCAGCTGTCGATGCGTGTTAGCAGATGCAGAGGAGCTGCATCACCATTAGAAAATGTGCAGTATTATGCAAGTACAGGTACGTAGATGCACAGAGACAGACAGATTTGTTTGATTTTACTTTACGTTGGCTCTGCTAATCGATGGCATTTGAAGATCATTTTATGGTGGTGTATATGGGATTGGTGTAACATGTACGTCTGATTGGTTTATTGTAGAGTGGTtgtagaaagaaaaacaaacattCTTTGTTGTAAAGGTTGTTTGCTTTCTAATGGCGTCCAAGGTGCGTTATTAGGAGCTGATTGGGTGGATTTCTTCCAAAACGGTTTCACTAGTGAAGCCACAATTGGTAAAGTAAAAAAATGGTGGTTTTACTcggcttctagttcattttaattTCGGTTTATAAAATGACTCCACGCTACAGTGTCTTGTTTTGCGCAAAACAAGTGAAGCTGAAGTCGAAATAAGTTCTCCCAAACAGTGCTTTAGGCTGAGAGGATGTGCATGTATGTAATCGTCTTTGCCCGTGTGTTCAATGAGAGTCCGTGCATGCATGTTTTCATggaaaaaacagaaagaaaaaaaaggacagaATTGTTTTTTTAAGGGTACAATTTAGAACGCGTCACACCGCACGCACACACGCGTGCGTGTCCTACGCACACACCACATGAGGATTGGAGGGTCTAAATCCTGTGTGGAAACGCACAGAATTGTTGCGCTGGGTAGAAAGGACACCGCGATCTGCGGCCCAGTTGGAAGAAGTGGACCTGCCAAACAACACTCAGGCGCACAAGATGAAGAAGCGATGCCATTGGCCTTCTAATTTTAAATTCTTGCATTGCTATTGCTTTCTTGTACTCTTGACTCTTCTATGTTGAATCAACGTTCCATCTGGATTCGACATTTGGTTTTAGCACTGCCTGCTTAAACTGAGCAGAAGATAGCATCGCCTCGTTCAGGAAATGGGCAGCCTATCGGAAGCACCTGACGTCCGACGTGCGTGCCGGAGCTTGCTGAACTCCTGATCAGGATCGCAACTTTCTTGTACAGGCGCACaaactctgaactctgaaaccCTGACGCCATTTGGCTTGATCGTGCGTAtggcggccccggcgccggcgcgttgGAGTTGGCTCCTGCCGCGGATCAGTCCGAATCAGCAGCCGGGTAGATAGCATCCTTCCATTGCAAACATACGTGCGCATCCAAGTTATCATATACTTTTCAGAGCAAATTCATAGTCATAGCTGTTACATATGAACCTTGCTTTGTAGACTTTAAACTCGACAGTAGAAATGATGTGTCTTGttcaaaaaaatatagaaatgATGTGTCAAATTGAGCcaacaaaaggaaaaattgATGAATCATCGCTACAAGGTGGCAAGCTGTATGACAACAGTGTGTCATGTGACAATAACAATGTATCAAATTGAAGGCCACTAGCAGCAGCAGGTAGTAGTAGCAACTACTAGCAAGCAAATGAATGCAACCATCAGAACCAGCATAGAAGAAAACACAGTTTATTGCAAACAACATCTGATTtcaagtagtttttttttcacgtATAAATAAACTTTAGGAACAAGCAGAGATAAAATTGATGGATCAAAAACCAACCCAATTACTAACAGGAAACACACATAAATTAGGCCTGTGGCCATGACAGTATTTATTGTATACTCATATACATGCACACATGCATGTGGCGGCGTCACGTCTTCATCACAAGTTTTGGGCGTGGCGTGTCCTTGCAAAATAACGGAAGTAGCAGCCCGTCAGAGCACGGCAGCTCGTATGATCATCCCTTTCAGTTAGTTGTAGCGGTCCATCAAGTCTCCCGGGCTCTCGGTAATACGGAGTATCATAACAACCGATGCTTCCGCGTTGTTATTTTTAACGATCCAGTTGCAAAAATCTACCAAAAGTAGAAACAAGGATGGATAGTGCCATCTGTGATCGCCAAAAACCTCTCCAGTTATGGCATGAGCAATATCCCCTGCATGCCATCTTAATTCGATTCAAGCAGCAAATCGTCTGCTCATCGTTTCCATAACTGAAGGTAGCTAGGGGCCCTAGCTACTTATAAATACATGCACACACGTACGATTTGTTCGATGGAAGGATCAAGTACATCGGGGGGCTGGGCGTCGGTTTGTTCGCCATTGGCCTCATGGTGACCGTCGTCCTTGCCAGCGAGGTCAAGGACACCCGCGTATTGGTGGGCTGCAcctgcgtcgtcgtcgccgccttcATCGCCGGCCTCGTGGCATTCTGGCATTTGATGCCATTTGTTACCTCACATACATGTAGTGCCCTTGTTGCTTCCGCGTGTTTGTTTTCTTAACGCTTTCGGGTCTATATATTATCCGTATAACTATTTTGAATCGGTTTGCAAATTCCAGTTTTCCGAGCGATCACAAGGTTCTTTCCATCTCTTATCACCGAGACCTATCCAAGTACGAACACGGAGAATTTCGTTTGGTACTCCAGTTATGGCATCCCTTGCCGTCGTCGAGAGGTTCATGAGCATAGGGGTGTGGGGCGTCGGCGTATCGGTCATCAGTGTCATGGAGGGCGCCGTCTTCGCTGCCCAGGTCCACGACAGGCGGGTCCTAGCGGGATGCACCGGCGTCGTTGCCGCGTTCATCGTCGCCCTCGTGGCGTTCTGGGTGTGGCTAGTTCGcacgtacggcggcggcggcgacacgagcctggcgaggaggaggacggacAAGCTTGTCCGAGTCAACAGCAGGTCGGCAATATCCTTGTGTTGTTGCACCCAtatgtttcaaattgtaggttgttgtagattttttagattcatagatgttAGTATATATGCATCTACAATTTAGGACAGAGAAAGTATATATTTTTTCAATATGCGATATGTCTCCCTCCCTATTATTACATGAACAAACCTTTCAGAACAAATCTAGATCCACAATTGTCGTGCTCACCTTAGCAGCTGGATCGACCTTATGGAACTCCTCGACGTTGGTGACCATGCCATCACTACTACACAAGACAACATCACCGCCGGCCCCAAACCGTGCATCACCGCCAGTTTGGGGATCCGGCGGATCAAGGTTGGCAATGATAATAGGGGGCATCACCGCCAGATGGGGAACCAGCGGTGATGgtcttttttgaaaagaaaattttgagCCCCACACCCCGCCTGCAGCCCCTACGACGCACCCCGCCAGTGCGCTTGGCCCCTCGCTGGAGACGCGCCCCGCCAACACACTTGACCCCTCACCGGCGGTCGAACCGAGTGAGAGGAATGGAGGGAGAGGGACACACCTGGTGACCTTGATCTAGATCTGGATCTAGATCTGTGCCCGCCGTCGCCCGCAGCCGCGCCCACCGTTGACCACAGCCGCTCCCGCCACTGCCTGTAGCCGCGGCCGCTGTCGACGCTACGAGTAGCCTGCTCCCGACCGCGCCTGCAGCCCGCTCCCGACCGTGCTCGCCGTCGTGGCCTGCAACCCGCGCCCGCCATCTCCACGGCCCGCGCCATCGGACCTCACcttgtgcgccgccgccgcacctcgccccgccgctgctcctcattgctggtgaggggcgagcgaagGGGGGAGGGGTGGGGAGGCACCGGCCGGCCTCGAGAAAGAGAAGTGGAGGGAGGTAGGGAGTGAgagaggcggcggccgtcgccggGGGGAGCGGAGAGtagaggggagagggagaggtcggagaggagagggagagggtgagGCTAGACGGAGAGGGCCGTGGAAgataaggagagagagaggggggagagaaggagagggtaAGGCATGGGGTTGTTTCCGGACGTGAGATTTAGAAAACCAGAGTTGATGATAATTTCGGGTCCACGAACCCCATCACCGTCGGTTTGTATTACAAGCCAGCGGTGATAGGATATTATCACCGTTGGATCCTGCAGTGATAACTTATTACTGCCAGCTCGTCGAAAACCTGCGGTGATGGGCAAGCGGTGATGGTATTTTATCTAGTAATGCATCATCGAGTGACGGCCCTTCGACCCGTCGTCGACAGGTGCCAGGCGACGGGGAAGGTTCGTACCACGGAGGTACGGCCGCGGCGTGCTACAATACAAGCACACGAAGGTGTTGAAGGGCCGTTCTCGCTGCGGACGCCATCGATATTCCTTTTGGTGCTCCCAAGTTTAAGCCCTACCACCACCCCGGCAACTGGGCATATAGTTACGGCGGATAAGCAAGCCCTAGGTTTGCTTTCTGTCTCCGCTGGTACATTCGGACAAGCTACATTCGAAGTATAACCTATCTGATCATGATCTGCCACACCACAAGATGAAGACAACTTATGTAAATTAATAAAGTCCGTGGTCTCCTGCGCCTACTCTGAGGATATGTCGTCCAAGCATATGGACTTGTCACAAGGAAATATCAATATTAATGAAATGAGATTACAAGTAGGCTTGTCATCTACATCATTAGCCCCTAATGCTATGAGCATGCAACCTCCTGCCTTCGTTTGTTGTTCGAGATTACGTGGTTATTATTTGAGATACTACAGCTTGCGTAGAACAAGCTATTTGTTGGATTTAAGAGAACATGAGAAATGAAAACATGTCCAAGATGGTGGAACTTGTTGATGGCGCTTCAGTGAGTACACAGGATGCAGTAAGCCCCTAGAGAAGTGAGGTTGTTCGGGGCTCTCCGAAGCGTGAATCAAATGCAACAACTTTCTTAATAATGTAACATTTTACTTTACATGTATATGTACTACTAATATCTGCCATTGGAATGGAACGATGAAATCTTTAATATCTGAATAGGGTAAGGCACAAAGCGCACAGAAGAATCGTCAAATAGAAATCTTCCTAGCTCTCATTATTCTGCCATGATGCATAGGACTAAGAAAGGATCATACATGCTAGGATTGATTGCTTCTTCAGAGGTGGTACTGGCTAGGTTGTGGTTATGATTGCATCCTGGACAAAAATCTCAGAACGAATTgaactcgggactaaagaggtaTTAGTCTCGgatctaaattttgtagtcccTCAAAacccttttagtcctggttgttggttccaaccgagacaaaattggagcttttagtcccggttggagccaccagccGAGATAAAtggatttagtcccggttggtggctccctttagtcccggttggtggctccaaccatttagtcccggttggagccaccaaccgggactaatcccTTAAGTCTAAATccctttagttctggttggagccaccaaccgggactaaatccaTGACACCAGCCTTTATCTCTTcgactcctctctctctctctctcgctccctTATCTGCTCCTCTCCCACAGCACATGCAGATGGCCGGTGCTCCTCCCTCTACTCCCTCCCTTCCTAGGCTCCTAGCGctcctccctctgctccctACCTccacgcctcctcctctccctctactcccttcctccccacctccccgtcctcctcctcctagctccCTCCCCGTGAGATGGCAAGCGCGGGCGGGCAAGGGCCCGGCACGGCGTGGCCGCAGGTGGCCCGGTGCGGGGAGCTTCCTGGCATGGCGTAGGTGCAGACGGCCCGGTGCAGCGCGAGCTACCAAGCAAGCTGCCAGATTTGATTCACCTCTGTTTGTGAATGATTTGTTTGTGATTTTTGCCAATGAATCCACCGCGTATTGTGAACCAAATTGAACTCATGTGTTGTGATTTGTTAATCAGATCTTGTGCGAATTGATTGGTTGTGTGCTCTGTTACTTGTGTGATGGTCATGTGAGATAGCATGTTTCTTGCTTCAATTTGTGAAGTGGCAATTGTTTCTTGCTCTTGATTTGATTGTctctgtggtggagttggagctcgaggaggtggtggttgaGGCGGAGTTGTAGCTAGTGGCGGTGGTGCGGGTGGGGGTGGCCTGcagttttttctatttttttggaAGTCTTTGATCCCGGGGACAAAAGGTaagctttagtcctgggttagatacccgggactaaagatgggAACCTTTAGTCTCGAATAATTAATctcggttggattttcgagatcTATACATCtctccaactaggactaaagctcAGTTTTCCACCGGTGCTTGCCAACCGGCGATGCGAACGTGTGTCCAATTATATATGTGGTGAAAAATTAACGATGTAATCAAGGTTTCATACAAACTTCTAATCTTGATTTCACAATGTCCTGGACGTGTTATGCTTGtgttgcaacattttttttaatatgaagAAGTTTTATGCCACGGTTCCATCCAAAATCGCCAGCTGCTGCAACATTCGAGTGTGCGGCGTGCCACAAGTGACAACGAGGTGCCTTGGTCAAATCACCGGCCTTTGTCGTATGGCATCCTACCACCCCACTGGATTTGTGTGCATTCATGGCAGTTGAGTCGAGGTGTATTGTATGTCAATTTAATCATGAAGATATAGAATTTTAATAataaaaaagttcattttactctCCTCGTCTATCCACTTTGTCTGCTTAACCCCTGACAAAATTTtagctcactttactccctgaactatttcatttgtccaatctacccctagttaaatttctctttttttctttctctctgtatgagttgaattttgagttcaaattttgtgagcagatacaaaacatgatgctttatgttaaaaaaattatactaagaatttttcatagtTATTTTCATAGcctaggaatatttaatacgaaattgatcttagatgtataaaactgcatgaaaagtaataatgaaaaaattttaatatatttttctaacgtCAAGCAttatgttataagtcaactgacaaaatatgaaattaaaactcaacttttacacgaagaaacagaaaaagataaatttaatTAGGGATATAttgaaccaaatgaaatagtttgggggagtaaagtgagcttAAATTTTATTCAgaggttaagcggacaaagtaaatagatgagaggagtaaaatggactttttttaATAATAGTACTATACATTTAGTTTTTTAATAGCTACTAGTATAATACTAAATATAGGTGGACTTACGTTTGTAAAACGGAGAAAGTCTATATAGAGGGTTCACAGAACCATGATCATATGTTCGTTCCAAGTAGATTACGTTGGTTAAATTAAGTAGTAGCGGAAATTTACCTAGTTATTGTTGGCACTCGTTAATGACAtctttttacccctatttatcttcaataatgacatgaatttaatacccaACTATTGATCATATAATCGGAacatttttgcatatgcattgtattttggaggacattatgTTTTCGTAGAAATTTGGATTATAATAgagcataattggatgaggCCCTGAACAAGCAACAACCCAaagaaagacgaaggccaacgggcccaaaaaggacctaggccgatcggcctatggaACCCAAGTCGATCAGCCTAGGGCTCCCAGGGCCCCGTTCGTGCTCATCCTTGCCAAGCAATGCTCCGAGAAGGCTTAGGGTCTAAGTTTATGAAGATTGATATCGGGATCAAAGTGAATCAAGTGAAGATTTGGAAGGCTATCAAGAACCATTCTTATCCTGAGGCTATCGTCGTGCCAGGACCACATGCAAGTGAGAAGAAGACTCCAAAACATCATAGAAGACTTGTGAACGAAGGGAGGCACGAGAGGCTAAAGGAAGGGCcagaccgatcggcctagacccACCCAAGACGATTAGCCTGGACCCACCCAAAACAATCAGCCTGGGCCATTCCTGGGCCCCCTCGACTCCCCATTTCAACCACAGCTCTTGTAGACTACAAATACCCCGATTCTCTAATGTCACGAGCATCCCATTCTACGTATTCAACGCTAATCAACGGAGAAGCAGGAGGATCTTGAGGAACACCACTTCGGAGAGCCGAGAGCCATGCAGTTCTCTAGGGATTAGCATAGCTAAGACCTAGACGACGTGGGAATCCTGCGAAGAAAATCCACGTCGGAGTTCTGGAGTTAGGATCAacagatcaaggtaggatcctggTGGAGATCTGGTGATGTACAAttattcatggtgaagtaatagatgtgttccaGTTCTTTAGCGATCTAAGTGCCtccttctatgatttcatgCTTTTGCGGGTTTGTTtgttttcaatctatgatcgatGCTAGATTGCATAGGATGTTCATATGgtcatggtgactagatttgcataCCTGATCttccgatgagtatgacatgttctttaTGTTTCTGCCCTTAAATGGCCTGCACTGATAGGGGAATCATGACAGGGTCTATTTTCGTGTAACGTAGAGGTTTTTGGGAGTCAAACTGAAGGTGTAGACTTAAAGAGGCTTTTGATTGAGAATCGCATCTCTCTTGCTTTGTTATCTTGCTCAGAGTTAggacatatgcatagtctaggttgctctagattagTTACCTCTTTCTCATATCTGTTATTTATCTTACATCTGATCTACTCATAAATAAGAATCATACTGACAATCTTTGTATTATAAGTTCtacggattgataaatcttgggggaatactttgagggaagagctacaactgatccgtgcgcttgcggttcacaaatcgGTGCGCTAACAACCGCCAACAGTCGTCATGGGAGGAagcggattgataaaccttgggggaatactttGAGGGAAGAGTTACAATTGATGCATACTTTTGCTGTTTACAAAACTGGCGTGTTAACAGCTACTAACAGTCGTGATGGGAGGAAGTATGCATAAGTGGTTCACAGTACCATAACCATCTCTCTTTTTTCACGAATCACAATACGTAGATGCTCACATACACACACTAGTTAAATTCTGGAAAATACGAGCACTCGTGCTGAGTCGAGGACTCAAATCTGGATAGGCAGGTTTCACAATGAACTTACCGGCTAAACTACGCTCATTTTGCACCATAACCATCTCTCCAAGTAGATTACCAATTAATTTCACAATAAGTAGTAGCAGAAATTTACAATTACGTACGAAGCTACCATTCAAAATGAACCTTCCTATGCTGCATGTACACTGGTCATGTTCGGTCCCGCACGTCAGCCTCACAAACCGGCCACATATATCCAGTCCAGGTAGGCAGGTAGCTGCATGGAAGCCACACCGGTTTGACTCACGCACTAGTGCACTACCCTCCTTTCCCCGCCGCTATTCCTCGTCGTGACGCGGGAGAAAGGGCGCCATCGCGACCTGGTCGTTGCACCACCCGATCGCATAAAGTTCTTCCACCGGTTTTCCACGGCTAGTCGCCGTCTCCTCCTGCCTGTCATCCGATCCTgtgccgccgcgcgcctcaCCGCGACGTCGCGCCCCACGACAGCGGCATCCCGACGACGGCGgaagcggccgccgccgacgccccggACACCGGTATGCCCATCGCCACGCGGCACCACCCCTGctgcaccggcgccggcggcatcgccgccgccgccgcggccggcgctgAAGCGTTCGGTGCCACgcgcgcggcgccgtcgccgaggccgagcacgcgcacggcgAGGTGCACGACGCCGTGGCCCCACGCGGGCGGCGCGCCCCCGCGCCGCGGGCACCGCAGCGAGTAGCTGAGCCGGcggagcgcgcgcggcgggcggaggccgtCGAGCACGTCGACCGCCGGGATGCCGCACCAGCCCAGCGGCGTGGCGCCGACGAGCCGGCAGGTGGCCTCCGAGAGCACGGCCACGTGGACGTCGGCGCGGCCCTCCAGGAACTCCGCGCCCACGGGGACCACCAGCGTGTCGCCCCacgcgtgctcgccgccgccgcccgccgccaccgccgtgctGCAGGCCGACTCGGGCGCGTCCGATGACACCGTCACGTACGGTcgcagccgccgcggcagcggcgagtACGACGGCGGCAGGCGCAGCGAGTCCGCCGACAGGACGGTCACCTCCAGCGCGACGCCGCCATCAAAGtacccatcgccgccgccgccgccggccacgccgtTCTTGGGCAAGAACCGCCACGACGACATCTCgcctcgatcgatcgatcacggGAGCAAGTGCGACAAGTGGAGCGGGCATGTGGCCTCAAATGGCGGTTTATACCGGCGCATGGCTGGGAGGGTGCAGCCGGGGCGCAGGGGAAAGTATAAGGGAGGCGGGAGGAGGACAAGGAGCAGCTTCGCTTCTTGCATTGGGGGCTCGCGAAACCGCACAGAAAGTTAGCTAGCGCGAAGCAGCTCGCTCCGCTTGGCGCGCGTTCTTGGCGTCTTCGCGCGGCCTACGTGGAACGAGCTCGAgacgacggcgatggcgacTTATAATCTTCTTCTTATTCGTTTTCGTCTCGGAGGAAAGCAGGAAGAGGTCTAAATAAACCGGCTCGCTGCTTCGGCGTTGCCTCGCAAAAGTTTTTGAATtcgtagcggcggcggcgacggcgacgacgacgaagatCAAATCAAAGCTTCAAGATTTGAATTTGGATCGAGAACGCAGTCTGGAACGGAGTAGTAAATCCTCGTCGAATTGGAAGATACGACTTGTGCTATGACTGTTGACACCACCTGACAGCGACGTGCACGGCCTTTATTTCAAGTTCATAGTAGTATACGTGACGGGTCAAAACACATTCGTCAAAGTTATTAGTCTAAATATGCTTTCTGCTAGACAAAAACAGCAGGGCAAAATTTGTTGATTGATTACGTGATCGATGGTTGCATCGGCAGCAGGACGTGGCGTGCATCTCAATAACATAATTAGGTGGGTGTGGTTCATCATCAAACCACAAAATTATGTCGGATGATGGGAGAGTTTTGGGAATACTCAATGACTTCTTGCACCATTTTTCCTGAGTAGTGGCATGAttagcagagagagagagagtgtggtAAGTGGTAACACTACTCTTGTTTTACAGTTTATTATTCgcagtaattttttttaacgaTGGTCTTATAAGCCGTCTCATGCATCATGCATTGGCATGCAATTTTGACTTGTCTCATCATAACTCTATAATCCTTAATTTGTGTGTAAAAAATGGATGTTATGAGTTGCGAGGTAGTTGCATCTTTCTctcacctccctccctctccctccttcgTATCGTAAAAAATCTTTTATGATATTGTAGAGCTGGTGACATCACCAGCTTtgaacttgatttttttttttttgagagagggCTTACAACTTTGCCATTTTGGTAGGTAAAATTTGGAGAAGCAGGAATGAATATGTTGTGGCCAATTTgccattttccttttccttcttgttGGACCCAAATACCTTCTTGAAAGAAGCCCGTGTATAACCACTTACATAATGCAACAAAACAGAGGCCTGGCCTGGCCCATAATGCCTTCACACTCCcggcccaccaccaccaggtcTCTCTTGCAAGTCCATCACGAGCCCGTAACGCCTTCACCTCCCAGCCCAGGTTGCGAGTCCATCTCAAGCCCGTAAACGAATCGCGATCCAGAAGCACGTGACGTGGCTGGcagcaactccacctccatctccCCCCTGCTTCTCTCTCTACCCCCCTCTCGCGTGTCGCGTCTCCTTCCCCGGCCGCGCGATccagcgagcgagagagagaaagcAGCAGCCGCGCGGGAGGAGCTCTGCTCGTCGAGGCCGCCGACAACCATGGGGTTCTGGGTGACCACGCTCATCTTCCTcatcgccggcgtcgccgcctccctcttCACGCTCCTCTGCTGCAACCGCGGGCCGTCCACCAACCTGTAAGCCCTCGCTTCTCCCTCCCCCTCGATTCGATCCCGTCGGGCAGTGATCCGGGGTGTCGCGCTTGTGGTTTTGGCACCGGGCACGGGGAATTGGGACTTGGGGTCCCGAGCGTGCTAGATTTGGCGGGTTTGACCGTGGATCGATCGCTGTTGTCTTGGTCTGGGGATTTCGATCTAGATTTGGGTGGATTGGATAGCTTTAGAGTTTCTCTGGCTGAGATCCAATGGTGAGCCTTCCGTTGCAATGAAGTTGATTGGACTCCTCAGGC
Above is a genomic segment from Setaria viridis chromosome 4, Setaria_viridis_v4.0, whole genome shotgun sequence containing:
- the LOC140222433 gene encoding uncharacterized protein; amino-acid sequence: MSSWRFLPKNGVAGGGGGDGYFDGGVALEVTVLSADSLRLPPSYSPLPRRLRPYVTVSSDAPESACSTAVAAGGGGEHAWGDTLVVPVGAEFLEGRADVHVAVLSEATCRLVGATPLGWCGIPAVDVLDGLRPPRALRRLSYSLRCPRRGGAPPAWGHGVVHLAVRVLGLGDGAARVAPNASAPAAAAAAMPPAPVQQGWCRVAMGIPVSGASAAAASAVVGMPLSWGATSR
- the LOC117853992 gene encoding probable E3 ubiquitin-protein ligase XBOS36; this encodes MGNALGCAGLGERLAAAARDGDGAEVRRLLEANPGLARCAAFGSLNSPLHLAAAKGHHEIAALLLENGADVNARNIYGQTALMQACRFGHWEVVQTLLVFRCNVSKADSLSSRTALHAAAAGGHVKCARLLLAAAAAAGGGRFVNRAASGGVTALHLAALHGHVDCVHLLIDEHADLAAQTLPCVAAPMGSIGAGSTPLHYAAAGGEVKCCQILVSRGADRTAVNCNGWLPVDVARTWGCHWLEHVLSPKSHLPIPKFPPSGYLSSPLPSVLTLARDCGLVLNTSSEFSDGGVDESDACAVCLERPCNVAAEVCGHELCVKCALDLCSVIKSYDVPGIAGSIPCPLCRSGIASFRKRAASEAEDEELEPDLNSACSGGSHYKSAGEHTASSSPEKKRSTDSDQGIILPLYSPPAVLS